A stretch of DNA from Staphylococcus sp. KG4-3:
GTTTATGCCATTACAACCAGCTATTTATAAGTTAATGATGTCAATGGCTATGCAACAATCTGTGGTTGGTCCAATATTTGGAATCGTCCTTGCAATACTTGTACCTATACTAGTATTTTTATTTGTAGGCTATCCATTAATTGCTGGAACTATCTACACTATAGACAAAGCATTAAATAAAGACAAGGTTAATTTTAAAGATTTATTTTCAGTGTTCGCAAAAGGTAGATATCTAAAAGCACTAAAACTTTCATTAATTACGGTATTGTTTATCATTATCGGATTAGTGTTAGGAGAATTGATCGCTCAATTGCTTCAATTAGGAATCATTCAATTGTATCAAGCAATACAAGGTCCACTCAGCAATTCAGATCACGCTCTTGGATATTCACTAACGTTCCAAATAATTGCCGGAACTTTAACACTTTTCATTAAATCATTTATTTATTGGCTTTTAGCTATAATTATAATTAACTATACTGTAGCATTTATTAAAGATCCTAAAAATGGCGCATGGAATTCCGTAAAACGCGGATTTAAAGGCATTAAAAATGGCCAAAGAACATGGTTTAAATTCTACATTGGTTTATTACTATTAAACTTAATTGTTATTATCTTAGCTAGCCCAGTCAGCCAATTGATTTCCATCTTAACTGGTGGTATTTCTCAAAATATGGCTACAATTTTAATTTATATTGTCCATATTATTGTTATCATTGTAAGATTAGCTGTTTATTATACAAATATGCTAGCTATCATTCAATATTACAACCGTAATGGTGAGCCAACTAATCATAATAAATCAAAAAAAGGTAAGAAAAAGAACGCAAATATTACAAATAATCAAGACTCAAAAGTGAATAGTAGTGTAACTAATACTACTGAAAAAGCAAAATCAAATATAGATCAAAAATCAGATCAACTTCAAGATAAAGCAAACGATGAAACAAAAAATTTAAAAAACAATTTAAATCAATCTGATAAATAACTTTTCATACAAAATTAAAGGAAGGGAGTGGGACAGAAATCAAATTTTCTAATATAGATTTCGTAGTCCCATCCTAGCAAGGGTGACTAGGATTGAAAAAGCTTGATATAATCGCATTTTCAATTCAGTCACCTACTGCCAAATTGAAAACGAGCCTGAGACATCTATTTATGTCCCAGGCTCTTCTTTTTTGTCTTTAAAAATTTATTTATATAAACAATTAAGCAAAATATATTAAAAACTTTTACTTTAAAAAATGTTTTTTTAAGTAGTGTGCTGCACCATTTTCTTCATTTGTATATGTTGTAACATCCATTGTTAGCTCTTTAATTTCTGGTCTAGCATTTTTCATAGCTACCGTATAATGACCAAAAGCAAACATCGCTCGATCATTATCACTATCACCAATAACTAGTGTTTCTTCTTGTTTGATGCCGAAATGTTCTATCATTTCTTTAATACCTGTACCTTTATCAATTTGATAAGCCATCGTCTCTGCATTATAACGAGATGAATTGGATACACTAATTTTTAAATCTTGTTGTTCTTCAATCAACTGATTACGGAAGTTTGTTATTTTGTCATAATTTGGTGAAAATAAATATATTTTTGAAAACGTCGTATCAGGAATTACCGTTGCCCAATCTACTTTGTCTTTAAGTGACGCTTTTCTAGAAGTCCATTCTGAGACACCTACATTACCTGGTGGTGTTTCTGCATTAAATAGTGCAGTTGCCCATGATTGATCTTCTTTAAGTACAATACGATTACCTTCAAATGGAAAAACTTCATAATAAATCTCTTGTTGTTGAGCACGTTTCACAATGTCATTGACAGTAGTAAACGATAAGCTATGAGTAAATAATTCTTCACCGTTAATCATTCCTAACGTACCGTTTGAACTAATAATGCCATCTACTTCAAATGATGACGGAACTAAGTAATGAATTTCATTATGAGCACGTCCAGTAGCCAAAAAGACTTTATATCCGTTTTCCCTTAATTGATGTATTACTTCGGTCGTTTCCAGATCAACTTGGTTGTCTTTATGTAAAATTGTACCATCCATATCTAAAAATATCGCTTTAACATTTTTCATTTATAAAAGCCCTCCATCACATATTATCATTTTAAATTATGTCACTATCTAAAGTTTTAAGCAATGTACTAACGCTTCAAAAATAATGAATAACGTTCATTTTGATGTAACACATTCACCCTACGATTAAAAAAATCACTCAATGTATCGCTATCTAATACACTTTTTATTTCACCTTGTTTATAACACGTACCATCTTTTAATAAAAATCCTTTTTGTATATCTTTTGTAATTTCTTCAACAAAGTGTGTAACATATATAACTGATAATTCAGGTTGCCGTTGATATAATTGTTCAAGCGCATCTAACAAATCTTCACGAGCAATAAAATCTAAACCTGAAGCAGGTTCATCTAGAATAAGTAACTTAGGGTTCCCCATCAACGCTCGAGCAATAAGTACTTTTTGACGTTCACCTGTGGATAAATAACCATAATACTGTGATTCAAATTCACCCATACCCATCTGTGCTAAATAATGACGTGCCATTTCAACATGGTGGGCTTCTACTTCTTTAAAAATACCAATCGATTTAAAGATTCCACTAATTACTACATCACGTACAGTCTCTCCATCTTGAAAACGTTCCATTAAACTACTAGACACAAAGCCAATCTTATTGCGCACTTCGTCTGCTGAATATCCAATTTTACCGGGTTGCATACCAAAAAGCGTTAATTCCCCAGATGTATTTGGTTCATAAGCATTTAAGATATTAAGCAATGTCGTTTTCCCTGCACCATTGAGTCCATAAAGCATCCACTTCTCGCCTTCGTTGATACGCCAACTTATATTTTTTATTATTTCTTTCCCCTGTTTTCTACGTGCAATGTTTTTTATATCAATAAGCATATGATATCCCCCTCCGATACGTAATTATATATATTAGAATACTAAACGTCGTTTCTAAATATTTTATTTAAAGATTTTCCTTTTGCTAATTCATCGATCATTTTATCTAAATACCTTATTTCTTTCATTATTGAATTTTCCATTTCTTCAATACGAATACCACAAATTACACCTGTTATCTTAGTTCTATTTGGATTTAATTTTGGTGCCTGGCTAATGAAAGTTTCATAATCTGTACCGTCTTTGATTAATTGATTTATTTGTGATTGCGAGTAGCCTGTCATCCAATGAATGACTTCATCCGCTTCTTCTTTTGTTCGACCTTTTTTCTCAACTTTTTTTATTAAATGTGGATATATCGAAGCAAACGACATTGCATAAATTTTAGGCTTTGTCATCAATACATCCCTCCTTTAACTTGATACAATCATATACCGTCTTAATTAGAATAATAAAGTCTTAACATATTTAAAAATATTTTGATTCTAATCATTTTCAAATGAATGCTACTCATATTAATTTTTAATAATAAGTTCATTGCTTCATATTCTTGTTCTGCTAGTTTATCTAGTATCGTCGAAGCTTCATTTAAAAATGTCTTGCTTTGTGTTAGCCCTGCCTTTTTTATCAGTTCAATAACATTTTCCCAGTTTATAACTATATCTTTAAACATATGGTAGGCTTGTGTCAAAGCATCATCTTCAATCAATAACTGTGCTTCTTTCAAAAATGATTTGTACATTTTCCTAAACAATGCACCACCAGTCCCCCCATTTTCCATTAAATTAGCTACAAGCAATAAATCAGCTTCAATATTAGTACTTCTTTCAAACCAGGTTTTTACTTTTTCACTTGTCTTCTTTATCCCCTTATATCCTATATTCTTTATTGGCGGATTTAAATAATCATTCGCATTATTTTGTATAGCTGTTAAAACGACTGTTCTCATATCCGGCATTGATGTCACTTGCTTAATTGTATATGAAAGGTTCTTAGATGACATTGGCCCTTTAGCATTCCTAGCTTGTTCTATACTATTTAGTGTTGTTCTAACATTACTTCCCTGCTGTTTCGTATCAATTAAATAGGCGTATAAATCATCATAATCATACATTGCTACATAATGACCTGCGAAAGGCACTTTGCTAGAAAAATAATCTAAATAATAACTATCTAATTTCAAACCAACTGGCTGGCCAGCGTCAATTACCTTTTTGACATTTTGCCATGCCTTTTTAATTGATGTAGTTTCTTCTAAATGGATTTCCAAATTTAAATTTCTCACGATGTTTTTTGTTAAGTAATCTGGTTTAATACCCCTACCAAGAAAAGGGAATTCCATATTTTTCATATCCCAATAAATATAGCCAAGCCCCTCTCCAATACCAAATAACATAGGTTCTGACAACTCTATATTTATAAACTTTAGTAGCGTTCCAGTTGACGTAGTTTCACAATGCTCACCTGTTAAATAATTTATATTATTTTCTTTCATTTCAATTCTATCATTTCGACAAATGATATTTAACAATTAAATTGATATACTAATATTATGACATTTGATGAAACTTATAAATAAAAAAAGACTTACCACTAGCGATAAAATGCTAATGATAAGTCCTTATATTAATGACAAAGTATAAAGTTTGCCACATTTAATTTAGATTGATTTATTCAACTGTAACTGATTTTGCTAAGTTACGTGGTTTATCTACATCTAAATCTCTGTGCAATGCAGCGTAATATGAAATTAACTGTAATGCTACTACTGAAACAAGTGGTGTCAATAATTCATGTACATGAGGAATCACATATGAATCACCATCTTTATTCAAGCCATCCATTGAAATAATACATGGATTTGCGCCACGTGCAACTACCTCTTTTACGTTACCACGGATAGATAAGTTTACTTTTTCTTGCGTAGCTAACGCAATAATAGGAGTGCCTTCTTCAATTAATGCAATTGTTCCGTGTTTCAGTTCTCCACCAGCAAAACCTTCAGCTTGGATATATGAAATTTCTTTAAGTTTTAATGCACCTTCTAAACTTACATTATAGTCCCCTGTGCGACCAATAAAGAATGCATTACGTGTAGTTCTTAAGAAATCAGTAGCAATTTGTTCCATAATATCTGCATCATCAACAATTGATTCGATAGCAGTTGTAACTTTTGCTAATTCACGTAATAAACTTACTTCTACATCTCTGCCGTGTTCTCTCGCAACGATTTGTGACAGAATAGATAATACTGCAATTTGTGCTGTATAAGCTTTTGT
This window harbors:
- a CDS encoding ABC transporter ATP-binding protein, which produces MLIDIKNIARRKQGKEIIKNISWRINEGEKWMLYGLNGAGKTTLLNILNAYEPNTSGELTLFGMQPGKIGYSADEVRNKIGFVSSSLMERFQDGETVRDVVISGIFKSIGIFKEVEAHHVEMARHYLAQMGMGEFESQYYGYLSTGERQKVLIARALMGNPKLLILDEPASGLDFIAREDLLDALEQLYQRQPELSVIYVTHFVEEITKDIQKGFLLKDGTCYKQGEIKSVLDSDTLSDFFNRRVNVLHQNERYSLFLKR
- a CDS encoding DUF2200 domain-containing protein, with amino-acid sequence MTKPKIYAMSFASIYPHLIKKVEKKGRTKEEADEVIHWMTGYSQSQINQLIKDGTDYETFISQAPKLNPNRTKITGVICGIRIEEMENSIMKEIRYLDKMIDELAKGKSLNKIFRNDV
- a CDS encoding BtrH N-terminal domain-containing protein, whose translation is MKENNINYLTGEHCETTSTGTLLKFINIELSEPMLFGIGEGLGYIYWDMKNMEFPFLGRGIKPDYLTKNIVRNLNLEIHLEETTSIKKAWQNVKKVIDAGQPVGLKLDSYYLDYFSSKVPFAGHYVAMYDYDDLYAYLIDTKQQGSNVRTTLNSIEQARNAKGPMSSKNLSYTIKQVTSMPDMRTVVLTAIQNNANDYLNPPIKNIGYKGIKKTSEKVKTWFERSTNIEADLLLVANLMENGGTGGALFRKMYKSFLKEAQLLIEDDALTQAYHMFKDIVINWENVIELIKKAGLTQSKTFLNEASTILDKLAEQEYEAMNLLLKINMSSIHLKMIRIKIFLNMLRLYYSN
- a CDS encoding Cof-type HAD-IIB family hydrolase; translated protein: MKNVKAIFLDMDGTILHKDNQVDLETTEVIHQLRENGYKVFLATGRAHNEIHYLVPSSFEVDGIISSNGTLGMINGEELFTHSLSFTTVNDIVKRAQQQEIYYEVFPFEGNRIVLKEDQSWATALFNAETPPGNVGVSEWTSRKASLKDKVDWATVIPDTTFSKIYLFSPNYDKITNFRNQLIEEQQDLKISVSNSSRYNAETMAYQIDKGTGIKEMIEHFGIKQEETLVIGDSDNDRAMFAFGHYTVAMKNARPEIKELTMDVTTYTNEENGAAHYLKKHFLK